One Mycolicibacterium doricum genomic window, GAGCAGCGTCTGAGCGATCAGGAACTTCGCGACATCGACAAGGTTTTCGTGGTGGCCTGTGGAACGGCGTACCACTCGGGGCTGCTGGCCAAGTACGCGATCGAACACTGGACCCGGCTGCCTGTCGAGGCCGAACTGGCCAGCGAGTTCCGTTACCGCGACCCGGTGCTGGACCGCAGCACCCTGGTGGTGGCGATCTCCCAGTCCGGTGAGACGGCCGACACCCTCGAAGCGGTGCGGCATGCCAAGAAGCAGAAGGCCAAGGTGCTGGCGATCTGCAACACGAACGGCAGCCAGATCCCGCGCGAGGCCGACGCCGTGCTCTACACCCGTGCGGGACCGGAGATCGGCGTCGCGGCGACCAAGACGTTCCTCGCTCAGATCGCCGCGAACTATCTCCTCGGTCTGGCGTTGGCGCAGGCCCGTGGCACAAAGTACCCCGACGAGGTAGCGCGGGAGTACCACGAGCTCGAAGCGATGCCCGGCCGCGTCGAGCAGGTGCTCAAGCAGCTCAACCCGATGGTGGAGCTGGCGTGGCGCTTCGCCGACAAGCCGACGATCCTGTTCCTCGGCCGGCATGTCGGCTATCCGGTGGCCCTCGAAGGTGCGCTCAAGCTCAAGGAGCTGGCGTATATGCACGCCGAGGGTTTCGCCGCCGGTGAACTCAAACACGGTCCGATCGCGCTGATCGACGACGGCCTGCCGGTGATCGTGGTCATGCCATCGCCCAAGGGGGCGTCGATGCTGCACGCGAAGTTGCTGTCGAACATCCGCGAGATCCAGGCCCGCGGCGCGGTCACCATCGTGATCGCCGAGGAGGGTGACGACACCGTCCGGCCGTTCGCGGACCACATCTTCGAAATCCCGGCCACCACAACGCTTTTCCAGCCGCTGCTCTCCACGATCCCACTGCAGGTGTTCGCCGCGGAGGTCGCCCGGGCCCGCGGCTACGACGTCGACAAACCGCGCAACCTGGCGAAGTCCGTCACCGTCGAATAGTTGAACGTGGCCGTCCCGTGCCGCCGACATCGTCGAGTAAGCCCACCCGCACGCACCGCCTCCCCACGTAGGGTGTGGCTGATGCGGCACTACTACAGCGCGGAGGCGATCCGCGACGCCGAAGCACCGCTGCTGCAGCGCCTCTCCGACGGCGCTCTCATGCGGCGCGCAGCGTTCGGTCTGGCGACGGCGATCGCCCGCGAACTCACCGCACGCACCGGTGGCGTCGCCGGGCGGCGGGTCTGTGCGGTTGTCGGGTCGGGTGACAACGGCGGTGACGCACTGTGGGCCGCCACGTTGCTGCGCCGGCGCGGGGCGTCGGCCACCGCGGTGCTGCTCAACCCGGACCGTGCCCATCCGAAGGGGCTCGCCGCGTTCCGCGCGGCCGGTGGTCAGGTGGTCGAAAATGTGCCTACGGCAACGGATCTGGTGATCGACGGCGTGGTGGGCATTTCCGGTTCCGGGGCGCTGCGGCCCGGCGCGGCCGAGGTGTTCGCCGCCGTCGACGACGCCGGGATCCCGGTGGTGGCCGTCGACATTCCCAGTGGCCTCGACGTGCAGACGGGTGCCGCCGACGGGCCGCACGTGAACGCCGCCTCGACCGTGACGTTCGGCGGCCTCAAACCCGTACATGCCCTGGCAGAATGCGGCAGGGTCGAACTCATCGACATCGGTCTGGACCTGCCGCCGTCGGATGTACGGGGCGTCGAGGCGGCCGACGTGCGGAGCCGGTGGCCACGGCCGGGACCGAAAGACGACAAGTACACCCAGGGTGTGACCGGCGTGCTGGCCGGTTCGTCGACCTATCCGGGTGCGGCGATCCTGTGCGCCGGGGCCGCTGTGGCCGCCACCAGCGGTATGGTGCGCTACGCCGGAAGTGCTGCCGCCGAGGTCGTTTCGCACTGGCCGGAGGTCGTCGCCGCGCCCAACGCCGCGGCGGCGGGGCGGGTGCAGTCCTGGGTCGTGGGCCCCGGCCTCGGGACAAACGAGGCGGCCGCGGCGGCGTTGTGCTTCGCACTGGACACCGACCTGCCGGTGATCGTCGACGCCGACGGGCTCACGCTGCTGGCCGCCCACCCCGACCTCGTCGTCGACCGCGGCGCGCCCACCGTGCTCACGCCGCATGCCGGGGAGTTCGCACGGCTGGCCGGATCGCCACCGGGAGACGACCGGGTCCGCTCGGCCCGCAGGGTGTCCGAGCAGCTCGGCGCCACCGTGCTGCTGAAGGGCAACGTCACCGTCGTCGCCGAACCCGGCGGCCCGGCGTACCTCAACCCGGCGGGTGAGGCGTGGGCCGCCACCGCCGGTTCCGGCGACGTCCTGTCCGGGATGATCGGCGCGCTGCTGGCCGCCGGCCTACCCGCCGGTGAGGCCGCGGCGATGGCGGCGTTCGTCCACGCCCACGCCGCGAACGCGTCCGCGGCCGACCCCGGTCCTCGAGCGGCGCCCACCTCGGCGTCGCGCATCCTGCACCACATCCGCACCGCACTGGCCAGTATCTGACCCTCGAAAGGAACCGATGATGTCGCGCACGCACGGTCACGTCCCGCAGATCTCGCCCGCCTACACCGGCCGGTTGGCGATGGCGCCGGTGCCGTCGCTGCGGCTGCCGGACGAGGCGATGGATCCCCAGGCGGCCTACAGGTTCATCCACGACGAACTGATGCTCGACGGCAGCTCGCGGCTCAACCTGGCCACCTTCGTCACCACCTGGATGGACCCCGAGGCCGACAAACTGATGGCCGAGACGTTCGACAAGAACATGATCGACAAGGACGAGTACCCGGCGACCGCAGCCATCGAGCAGCGTTGCGTATGCATGGTGGCCGACCTGTTCCATGCCGAGGATCTCCGCGACGACGACCCCGACAGTGCGATCGGGGTGTCCACGATCGGGTCGAGCGAGGCCGTCATGCTGGCCGGCCTGGCGATGAAATGGCGGTGGCGCCAGCGCCTCGCCGGCGATACATGGAAAGGTCGGACCCCGAATCTGGTGATGGGTTCGAACGTCCAGGTGGTCTGGGAGAAGTGTGGTCTGGGAGAAGTTCTGCCGCTACTTCGACGTAGAACCGCGCTACCTGCCGATGGAGAAGGGGCGCTACGTCATCACCGCGGATCAGGTGCTCGAGCACGTCGACGAGGACACCGTCGGGGTGGTGGCGATCCTGGGCACCACCTACACCGGTGAACTCGAACCCATCGAAGACATCTGCGCCGCCCTCGACAAGCTGGCCGCCGACGGTGGCGTGGACGTGCCCGTCCATGTCGACGCGGCCAGCGGCGGGTTCGTGGTGCCGTTCGTGCATCCGGAGCTGATGTGGGACTTCCGGTTGCCGCGTGTGGTGTCGATCAACGTCAGCGGGCACAAGTACGGGCTGACGTATCCCGGGATCGGCTTCGTGGTGTGGCGCAACGCCGAGCACCTGCCCGAGGAACTGGTGTTCCGGGTGAACTACCTGGGCGGCGACATGCCGACCTTCACCCTGAACTTCTCCCGGCCGGGCAATCAGGTGGTCGGCCAGTACTACAACTTCCTGCGGCTGGGCCGCGGCGGCTACGCGCAGGTCATGCAGTCGCTGTCGCAGACCGCTCGGTGGCTGGGCGACGAACTACGCAACAGCGAGCACTTCGACCTGATCACCGACGGCTCGGCCATCCCGGTGGTGAGCTTCCGGTTGAAGGGCGACCCCGGCTACACCGAGTTCGACATCTCGCAGACGCTGCGCTCCTATGGCTGGCAGGTGCCGGCGTACACGATGCCCGAGGGCGCCGAGGATGTCACGGTGCTGCGGGTCGTGGTGCGAGAAGGGTTCTCCGCCGACCTGGCCCGCGCTCTGCGCGACGACCTGGTCACCGTGCTCAGACATCTCGACGAGATCAAGCCCGGCGGCCACTTCGACGAGGTGCAGCCGTTCGCCCACTAGCCAGCCGCTCGACGAGTCAGACCTGTCGCACGCTTGCCGCGGCGCGGCGGGCGTCAACTCCGATCTCCTGGACGCGCGCCGAGCCGGTTCTGGGACAATCGGCGACGGTGACATGACCATGCAGACAATTGAGACGACCACGACTGAGACGACCACGACTGAGACGACCACGACTGAGACGACCACGACGACGCCCACCGCCCAGGTGGTCATCGACCTCGACGCGATCACGCACAACGTGGCGCGCCTGCGCGAACGCGCCGGGGCGGCGCAGGTGATGCCGGTGCTCAAGGCCGACGGCTACGGGCACGGTGCCACCGAGGTCGCCAGAACGGTGCTCGCGGCCGGCGTCACCGAGCTGGGAGTGGCCACGCTCGACGAGGCGCTCGCCCTGCGCCGCGACGGGATCACCGCACCGGTGCTGGCGTGGCTCCACACCCCCGGCACCGACTTTGCCCCCGCCCTGCACGCCGACGTCCAACTCGCCGTGTCCTCGGTGCGCCAACTCGGCGAGGTCCTCGACGCCGTGCACGGGACCGGGACGACGGCCACCCTCACCGTCAAGGCCGACACCGGGCTGAGTCGCAACGGGGTGAGCCCCGCCGAATACCCGGCGCTGCTGGACCGGCTGGCCCGTGCGGTCGCCGAGGACGCAGTCCGGGTCCGGGGCATCATGAGCCATCTGGCGTGCGGTGACGAACCCCACAACCCGACCAACGACCGGCAGGCGCAGCGGCTGGCGGACATGCGGCGCCGGGCCGCCGACGCTGGAGTGACGTTCGAGATCGCGCATCTGTGCAACTCCCCCGCCGCGATGACCCGGCCCGATCTGGCCTTCGACATGGTCCGTCCAGGGATCGCCGTGTACGGGCAGACCCCCATCCCGGCGCTCGGCGACATGGGTCTGCGGCCGGCGATGACGTTGAAATGCCCGGTGGCGCAAGTTCGTCCGATCAAGGCCGGTGACGGCGTCTCCTACGGCCACACCTGGATCGCCGAACGCGACACGACGGTGGCGCTGTTGCCGATCGGCTACGCCGACGGTGTGTCCCGCACCCTCAGCGGACGCCTGCAGGTGTTGATCAACGGCCGGCTGCGGCCGGGTGTCGGACGGATCTGCATGGACCAGTTCGTCGTCGATCTCGGGCCCGGCGCCGTCGACGTTGCCGAGGGCGACGAGGCCATCCTCTTCGGGCCGGGCGCCTACGGCGAACCCACCGCTCAGGACTGGGCCGAGACGCTCGGCACCATCAACTACGAGATCGTGACAAGCCCCCGTGGCCGCGTCGTCAGAGCCTATCGACGGGGAAGTCGTTGATCGACGACGCGATCAGGCGCCGCGGCAATGCGGGCTGGCTGGCCGGCGCCGCGGGCCTGGCCGCGGTCGGCTCACTGGCCGGAGTGACGGTGGCCCGCTCGCTGATACGCCGAGTCACCGACGACGACCCGTATGTCGCCGAAGACTTCGAGTTGCTCGACGCCGACCGCAGCTCGGTGGTCACCACCACCGACGGGGTGCCGCTGGCCGTCCGCGAGGTCGGCCCCACCGACGCTCCGCTGACCGTCGTGTTCGCCCATGGCTTCTGTCTTCGCATGGCCGCCTTCCACTTCCAGCGGGCCCGCCTGTCGGAGCAGTGGGGCGATCAGGTCCGCATGGTCTTCTACGACCAGCGCGGCCACGGCCAGTCCGGCGAGGCGGCGCCGGACACCTACACCGTCGCGCAGCTCGGACAGGATCTCGAATCGGTGCTGGCCGTCGTCGCTGGGCGTGGGCCGGTGGTGCTGGTAGGCCACTCGATGGGCGGCATGACCGTGCTCTCGCACGCACGGCAGTACCCGCAGCGTTATCCCACCCGTGTCGTCGGCGCCGCGATCATCTCGTCGGCCGCCGAGGGCGTATCCCGTTCCCCGCTCGGTGAGATCCTGAGAAATCCTGCGCTGGAGGCGGTTCGGTTCGCGGCACGCTACGCCCCAGGCACCGTGCACCGCACCCGCGGGCTGGCCCGGGCGGTGATCGGCCCGATCCTGCGCGCGGGATCCTACGGTGACGAGAAGATCAGCCCGAGCGTCGTCGCCTTCTCCCAGAAGATGATGCACGACACGCCGATCCCCACGCTCGTCGAGTTCCTGCACGCGCTGGAGGTGCACGACGAGACCGGTGGCCTGAGCACCCTGGCCAAGATCCCGACGCTGATTGCCTGCGGCGACCGGGACCTGCTCACCCCGGTGGAGTACTCGCAGGAGATGGCGGCCGTGCTGCCCAAATGTGAGCTCGTCGTCGTGCCCGGCGCGGGCCACCTGGTTCAGCTCGAACAGCCGGAGGAGATCGACGACGCGCTGGTGCGGCTGGTCGAACGCGCCACACCGTCCAGACTCGTCGCCCTGACCCGGCGGATCCGCGACCGGGTACGGCCCCGTGGCTGACCGGGAGAGCGGCACCGCCGAACTGGCCACCGCGCAGGACACCATGGAGCTGGGCGCCCGGCTGGGCGCACACCTGTGCGCCGGTGACGTCGTCGTGCTTTCCGGACCGCTCGGCGCAGGAAAGACCGTGCTGGCCAAGGGCATCGCCGAGGCGATGGATGTCGAGGGCCCAGTCACCTCGCCCACATTCGTGCTGGCTCGGGTGCACCGCGCGCGGCAGCCCGGCCGGCCGGCCATGGTGCACGTCGACCTGTACCGGCTACTCGACGACCCCGGCACCGACCTGCTCGCCGAACTCGACTCACTCGACCTCGACACCGATCTCGACGATGCGGTCGTCGTCGTCGAATGGGGTGAGGGCGTCGCCGAGCGGCTCTCCGACAACCACCTCGACATCCGGCTGGAACGCGCCGTGGAGACCGATGCGCGCATCGCGATCTGGCATTGGAGCCGACCGTGAGCAGGCTCGTCCTGGCCATCGACACCGCCACCCCCGCCGTGACCGCCGGGGTGGTGCGCCGGGCCGATGACGCGGTCAGCGTGCTCGCCGAGCGGGTGACCGTGGACCCGCGGGCGCACGCGGAACGGTTGACGCCGAACGTGCTGGCCGCCGTCGGGGACGCCGGAATCACCATGGAGCACCTCACCGCCGTGGTGGTCGGCTGTGGGCCGGGCCCGTTCACCGGCCTGCGCGTCGGGATGGCGACGGCCGCCGCCTACGGTCACGCGCTGGGCATACCGGTGTACGGAGTGTGCAGCCTCGACGCCATCGGGGTCGCGACGTGCGGCGAGGCACTCGTGGTGACCGACGCCCGTCGTCGGGAGGTGTACTGGGCGCGCTACCGCGACGGCGTCCGGATCGACGGTCCCGCGGTCAGCGCACCCGCCGACGCGCCATCCGGCGCCACCGTCGCGGCCGGATCGCCCCATCATGCAGCCTTTCGCCACCTTACCGTCGTCGGCCCGCAGTACCCGTCGGTCGAGGGCCTGGTCCGCGCCGTCTCCGACTGGACCGCGGAGCCCGGCGCGCTGGTGCCGCTGTACCTGCGCCGCCCCGACGCGACGCCGCGCGCCGAACAGATCCGCCGGTGAGCATCACCTACGGCGCCCTCACCAAAGACGATGCCGCCCGTTGCGCCGACCTGGAGGCACAGCTCTTCCCGGGCGACGATCCGTGGCCCGCACGCGCGTTCCTCGCCGAACTGAGCGCCCCGCACAACCACTACGTCGCGGCCCGCGCCGACGGTGTCCTCGTCGGCTATGGCGGCATCGCGCGGCTGGGCCGAAACGCGCCGTACGAGTACGAGATCCACACCATCGGTGTGGATCGGGGCTATCAGGGCCGCGGCATCGGCCGCCGGATGCTCGAATCACTGCTCGAGATCGCCGACGACGGCGTGGTGTTCCTCGAGGTGCGCACCGACAACGAGCCGGCCATCGCGCTGTACCAGAGCGTCGGGTTCGCCAGGATCGGGTTGCGCAAGCGCTACTACCGGGTCAGCGGTGCCGACGCCTATACGATGAGGCGAGACCCACCCAGCGTTGCGAAGCGAGAAGTGCCGTGATCATCCTGGCCGTCGAGAGCTCCTGCGACGAGACCGGTGTCGGTATCGCCGAACTCACCGCCGACGGCACCGTGACCCTGTTGGCCGACGAGGTGGCCAGCAGCGTCGACGAGCACGCGCGCTTCGGTGGTGTGGTGCCCGAGATCGCCTCGCGCGCCCACCTCGAAGCGCTCGTCCCCACCATGCGGCGCGCGCTCGACACCGCCGGTGTCGGCAAACCCGACGTCGTCGCCGCCACGATCGGGCCCGGGCTGGCCGGCGCCCTCCTGGTGGGAGTGGCTGCCGCCAAAGCCTATTCGGCGGCCTGGCAGGTGCCGTTCTACGGGGTGAACCACCTCGGCGGACACCTGGCCGCCGACGTCTACGACCACGGACCGCTGCCCGAGAGCGTGGGGCTCTTGGTCTCCGGCGGCCACACCCACCTGCTGCACGTGCGGTCGCTCGGGGAGCCGATCATCGAGCTCGGCAGCACGGTCGACGACGCGGCGGGGGAGGCGTACGACAAGGTGGCGCGTCTGCTCGGGCTGGGTTACCCCGGCGGCAAGGTGCTCGACGACCTGGCCCGCGAAGGCCACCGCGACGCGATCGTGTTCCCGCGCGGGATGACCGGTCCCCGCGACGATCCCTATGCGTTCAGCTTCTCCGGTTTGAAGACCGCCGTCGCGCGCTATGTGGAGGGGCATCCCGAAGCCTCGCAGGCCGATGTCGCCGCGGGTTTCCAGGAGGCGGTGGCCGATGTGCTCACCCGCAAGGCGGTGCGGGCGGCCGAAACGCTGGGGGTCTCGACGCTGATCATCGCGGGCGGGGTGGCGGCGAACTCGCGGCTGCGGGAGCTGGCCGGACAGCGGTGCGCCGAAGCCGGCCTGACGCTGCGCATTCCGCGGCCCCGGTTGTGCACCGACAACGGCGCGATGATCGCGTCGTTCGCCGCTCACCTCATCGCCGCAGGTGCCACGCCGTCACCGCTCGACGCGGCCAGTGACCCGGGCCTGCCGGTGATGCGGAGCCAGGTGGCGTGAACCGTCGTCCGGGGAGGTGGACGTTCGGTGTCGTACAGGCGACACGTCGGGGACGTGTCGGCCCACCTTCCGACCAACCCGCGGTACTTCGACCGGACAGGCAGCCACCCAGCCTTGAGTGCTAGCACTCGCATGTATAGAGTGCTAGGTGGCAGGCGGCCAACCCTCGTGTCGGCACCCGCGACGACGGCGCTCGGGACCGGACGCATGCCGAACATCTGTAAACGCTGGAAACATTCAGGTCCGGGACCACCTGGGCCTACACCGAACTAGTGGAGGGCTCCATCGTGGCGAGCGTGAACATCAAGCCACTCGAGGACAAGATCCTCGTCCAGGCCAACGAGGCCGAGACCACGACCGCTTCCGGTCTGGTCATCCCGGATACCGCCAAGGAGAAGCCGCAGGAGGGCACCGTTGTCGCCGTCGGCCCCGGCCGCTGGGACGACGAGGGTGAAAAGCGGATTCCGCTGGACGTGTCCGAGGGCGACACCGTCATCTACAGCAAGTACGGCGGTACCGAGATCAAGTACAACGGCGAGGAGTACCTAATCCTCTCGGCCCGCGACGTGCTGGCTGTCGTCAACAAGTAAGCACCCGTGTCCGCCCCGGAGATCCCCGTAACGCACGGGTGATGTCCGGGGCGGCATGCGTTGCACGCCAAAAACAGGAAGACACATATGAGCAAGCAGATCCAATTCAACGAAACTGCGCGCCGCGCAATGGAAGTCGGCGTAGACAAGCTCGCCGACGCGGTGAAGGTGACCCTCGGGCCGCGCGGTCGAAACGTGGTGCTGGCCAAAGCGTGGGGCGGCCCGACCGTCACCAATGACGGTGTCACCATCGCCCGCGAGATCGACCTGGAGGACCCGTTCGAGAACCTCGGCGCCCAGCTGGTCAAATCCGTGGCGACCAAGACCAACGACGTGGCCGGCGACGGCACCACCACCGCTACCGTGCTGGCGCAGGCGATCATCAAGGCCGGTCTACGTAATGTCGCGGCCGGCGCCAACCCCATCGCGCTTGGCTCCGGTATCAGCAAGGCCGCCGACGCCGTGTCCGAGGCGCTGCTGGCCGCGGCCACCCCGATCGACGACAAGAGCGGTATCGCCCAGGTCGCCACGGTGAGCTCGCGTGACGCCCAGATCGGTGAACTGGTCGGTGAGGCGATGACCAAGGTCGGTCACGACGGCGTGGTCACGGTGGAGGAATCCTCAACCCTGAATACCGAACTGGAGATCACCGAGGGAGTCGGCTTCGACAAGGGCTTCGTCTCGGCGTACTTCGTCACCGACTTCGACTCCCAGGAAGCGGTGCTCGAGGACGCGCTGGTGCTGCTGCACCGGGAGAAGATCAGCTCGCTGCCCGACCTGTTGCCGCTGCTGGAGAAGGTGGCCGAGGCCGGTAAGCCGCTGCTGATCATCGCCGAGGACGTCGAAGGCGAGGCGCTTTCCACCCTGGTGGTCAACGCGATCCGCAAGACGCTCAAAGCCGTCGCCGTCAAGGCGCCGTTCTTCGGTGACCGCCGCAAGGCGTTCCTGGAAGACCTCGCCGTCGTCACCGGCGGTCAGGTGATCAACCCCGACGTCGGCCTGGTGCTGCGTGAGGTGGGCCTGGACGTGCTGGGCACCGCGCGGCGCGTGGTGGTCAGCAAGGACAGCACCGTGATCGTCGACGGTGGGGGCAGCGCCGAAGCCATCGCCGACAGGGCCAAGCAGTTGCGCGCCGAGATCGAGGCGACCGATTCCGACTGGGATCGCGAGAAGCTCGAGGAGCGGCTGGCCAAGCTGGCCGGCGGCGTCGCGGTGATCAAGGTCGGTGCGGCCACCGAGACCGACCTGAAGAAGCGCAAGGAAGCGGTCGAGGACGCGGTCGCCGCGGCCAAGGCGGCCGTCGAAGAGGGCATCGTCACCGGCGGCGGCGCCGCCTTGGTGCAGGCCCGCAAGGCTCTGACCGACCTGCGCGGTTCGGTGTCCGGCGACGAGGCGCTCGGTGTCGAGGTGTTCAACTCGGCGCTGTCGGCTCCGCTGTACTGGATCGCCACCAACGCCGGGCTCGACGGTTCCGTCGTGGTGAACAAGGTCAGCGGATTGCCCGCAGGGCAGGGCTTCAACGCCGCGACGCTCGAATTCGGCGATCTGCACGCAGACGGTGTCGTCGACCCGGTCAAGGTGACGCGTTCAGCGGTGCTCAACGCCGCGTCGGTCGCCCGGATGCTGCTCACCACCGAAACCGCGATCGTCGACAAGCCGGCCGAGGAAGAGGATCACGGCCACGGCCACGCTCACTGAGTAGTCCAGTATCGGGCACCCCCGGCGTTCGGGCCGGGGGTGTTCTGCTGTGCGGCCCGGCGCATCGGGATGCCATTGATTCGCTGAATCGTCGAAAAGACACCATCGGCGCTGACAGGGAGTTTAATGTGATGTCCCGGCCTGACGGTCCCCCGGTCGGCGCGCAACACCGCGACGTGCCGATCTTCAACGAGGTGCGGCGCACAGTGGGGCAGTTCTATGCCTCCAGGTCTGCACCATCGGGACCCGCCGCTACACGGAGAGTCCGTGGCGCACACCGAACGAGCGGTCACACCAGGAGGGGGTGTTCGATGCGAACCAACCGCAAGTGGGTCCTCGCGCGACGTCCGACGGGCATCGTCGATCGCGATGATTTCGAGTGGCGCGAAGAACCCGCCCCGACGATCGATGGCGGTCAGTTCCTGGTGCGCAACCGTTGGTTGAGTTGCGATGCCGCACAGCGCAGTTGGATGGAGTTTGACAC contains:
- the tsaB gene encoding tRNA (adenosine(37)-N6)-threonylcarbamoyltransferase complex dimerization subunit type 1 TsaB — encoded protein: MSRLVLAIDTATPAVTAGVVRRADDAVSVLAERVTVDPRAHAERLTPNVLAAVGDAGITMEHLTAVVVGCGPGPFTGLRVGMATAAAYGHALGIPVYGVCSLDAIGVATCGEALVVTDARRREVYWARYRDGVRIDGPAVSAPADAPSGATVAAGSPHHAAFRHLTVVGPQYPSVEGLVRAVSDWTAEPGALVPLYLRRPDATPRAEQIRR
- the groES gene encoding co-chaperone GroES, translating into MASVNIKPLEDKILVQANEAETTTASGLVIPDTAKEKPQEGTVVAVGPGRWDDEGEKRIPLDVSEGDTVIYSKYGGTEIKYNGEEYLILSARDVLAVVNK
- a CDS encoding alpha/beta fold hydrolase, translated to MIDDAIRRRGNAGWLAGAAGLAAVGSLAGVTVARSLIRRVTDDDPYVAEDFELLDADRSSVVTTTDGVPLAVREVGPTDAPLTVVFAHGFCLRMAAFHFQRARLSEQWGDQVRMVFYDQRGHGQSGEAAPDTYTVAQLGQDLESVLAVVAGRGPVVLVGHSMGGMTVLSHARQYPQRYPTRVVGAAIISSAAEGVSRSPLGEILRNPALEAVRFAARYAPGTVHRTRGLARAVIGPILRAGSYGDEKISPSVVAFSQKMMHDTPIPTLVEFLHALEVHDETGGLSTLAKIPTLIACGDRDLLTPVEYSQEMAAVLPKCELVVVPGAGHLVQLEQPEEIDDALVRLVERATPSRLVALTRRIRDRVRPRG
- the tsaE gene encoding tRNA (adenosine(37)-N6)-threonylcarbamoyltransferase complex ATPase subunit type 1 TsaE encodes the protein MADRESGTAELATAQDTMELGARLGAHLCAGDVVVLSGPLGAGKTVLAKGIAEAMDVEGPVTSPTFVLARVHRARQPGRPAMVHVDLYRLLDDPGTDLLAELDSLDLDTDLDDAVVVVEWGEGVAERLSDNHLDIRLERAVETDARIAIWHWSRP
- a CDS encoding NAD(P)H-hydrate dehydratase, with the protein product MRHYYSAEAIRDAEAPLLQRLSDGALMRRAAFGLATAIARELTARTGGVAGRRVCAVVGSGDNGGDALWAATLLRRRGASATAVLLNPDRAHPKGLAAFRAAGGQVVENVPTATDLVIDGVVGISGSGALRPGAAEVFAAVDDAGIPVVAVDIPSGLDVQTGAADGPHVNAASTVTFGGLKPVHALAECGRVELIDIGLDLPPSDVRGVEAADVRSRWPRPGPKDDKYTQGVTGVLAGSSTYPGAAILCAGAAVAATSGMVRYAGSAAAEVVSHWPEVVAAPNAAAAGRVQSWVVGPGLGTNEAAAAALCFALDTDLPVIVDADGLTLLAAHPDLVVDRGAPTVLTPHAGEFARLAGSPPGDDRVRSARRVSEQLGATVLLKGNVTVVAEPGGPAYLNPAGEAWAATAGSGDVLSGMIGALLAAGLPAGEAAAMAAFVHAHAANASAADPGPRAAPTSASRILHHIRTALASI
- the tsaD gene encoding tRNA (adenosine(37)-N6)-threonylcarbamoyltransferase complex transferase subunit TsaD — protein: MIILAVESSCDETGVGIAELTADGTVTLLADEVASSVDEHARFGGVVPEIASRAHLEALVPTMRRALDTAGVGKPDVVAATIGPGLAGALLVGVAAAKAYSAAWQVPFYGVNHLGGHLAADVYDHGPLPESVGLLVSGGHTHLLHVRSLGEPIIELGSTVDDAAGEAYDKVARLLGLGYPGGKVLDDLAREGHRDAIVFPRGMTGPRDDPYAFSFSGLKTAVARYVEGHPEASQADVAAGFQEAVADVLTRKAVRAAETLGVSTLIIAGGVAANSRLRELAGQRCAEAGLTLRIPRPRLCTDNGAMIASFAAHLIAAGATPSPLDAASDPGLPVMRSQVA
- the alr gene encoding alanine racemase — encoded protein: MQTIETTTTETTTTETTTTETTTTTPTAQVVIDLDAITHNVARLRERAGAAQVMPVLKADGYGHGATEVARTVLAAGVTELGVATLDEALALRRDGITAPVLAWLHTPGTDFAPALHADVQLAVSSVRQLGEVLDAVHGTGTTATLTVKADTGLSRNGVSPAEYPALLDRLARAVAEDAVRVRGIMSHLACGDEPHNPTNDRQAQRLADMRRRAADAGVTFEIAHLCNSPAAMTRPDLAFDMVRPGIAVYGQTPIPALGDMGLRPAMTLKCPVAQVRPIKAGDGVSYGHTWIAERDTTVALLPIGYADGVSRTLSGRLQVLINGRLRPGVGRICMDQFVVDLGPGAVDVAEGDEAILFGPGAYGEPTAQDWAETLGTINYEIVTSPRGRVVRAYRRGSR
- the glmS gene encoding glutamine--fructose-6-phosphate transaminase (isomerizing), which encodes MCGIVGYVGPRPACGIVVDALHRMEYRGYDSAGIALLDGHGGMTVHRRAGRLANLGAVLGCAAPETLSGCSGLGHTRWATHGRPTDRNAHPHRDSDGKIAVVHNGIIENYAPLRGELEAQGVEFASDTDTEVAVHLVGRQYRYGDTAGDFPASVLAVLRRLEGHFTLVFANADEPGTIVAARRSTPLVLGIGDGEMFVSSDVAAFIEHTRHAVELGQDQAVVVTADGYTVSDFHGNTDDANAREFHIDWDLSAAEKGGYEYFMLKEIAEQPAAVSDTLLGHFVDGRIVLDEQRLSDQELRDIDKVFVVACGTAYHSGLLAKYAIEHWTRLPVEAELASEFRYRDPVLDRSTLVVAISQSGETADTLEAVRHAKKQKAKVLAICNTNGSQIPREADAVLYTRAGPEIGVAATKTFLAQIAANYLLGLALAQARGTKYPDEVAREYHELEAMPGRVEQVLKQLNPMVELAWRFADKPTILFLGRHVGYPVALEGALKLKELAYMHAEGFAAGELKHGPIALIDDGLPVIVVMPSPKGASMLHAKLLSNIREIQARGAVTIVIAEEGDDTVRPFADHIFEIPATTTLFQPLLSTIPLQVFAAEVARARGYDVDKPRNLAKSVTVE
- the rimI gene encoding ribosomal protein S18-alanine N-acetyltransferase, giving the protein MSITYGALTKDDAARCADLEAQLFPGDDPWPARAFLAELSAPHNHYVAARADGVLVGYGGIARLGRNAPYEYEIHTIGVDRGYQGRGIGRRMLESLLEIADDGVVFLEVRTDNEPAIALYQSVGFARIGLRKRYYRVSGADAYTMRRDPPSVAKREVP